From the Desulfosarcina sp. BuS5 genome, one window contains:
- the thrS gene encoding threonine--tRNA ligase has protein sequence MIKITFPDGAVKEFEKNPSGLDVARSISEGFARNCVAMEIDSELLDLSRGIDKDSKIEFITKKDAKALEILRHSTAHVMAEAVQRIYKNAGLTIGPVVENGFYYDIDMEPVSEEDFPAIEAEMKKIIKAKIPFVRKNVSKAEALGFYRDEEYKLEMINDLEDGTISLYTQGDFTDLCRGPHIPHTGFIKAFKLMKVSGAYWRADQTRPQLQRIYGTAFFDKKELKAHLNFIAEAKKRNHRKLGLTMDLFSFHEAAPGMPFFHPKGMEVWNILLDYWRAEHKAAGYVETKTPIMLDKSLWVKSGHWENYRENMYTTIVDETEYAIKPMNCPGGMLLYKTATRSYKDFPIRAGEIGLVHRHELSGVLSGLFRVRAFHQDDAHIFMTPDQIEGEILGVLKLVEKIYSTFGLGFHLELSTRPEKSIGTDDQWEMATEGLASALNKYGLEYKINEGDGAFYGPKIDIHIKDALGRTWQCGTIQLDMSLPERFDLTYIGADNEKHRPIMIHRVIYGSIERFFGILVEHFAGKFPLWMAPVQITLLPINDDLSPYAESLKNFFDAKGLRTEVDARTESLNKKVRDAQLDKIPLIITIGNREKETGGLSVRTLDGKVRQGMPQDEFLDKILDNIRKRKLELDL, from the coding sequence ATGATAAAAATTACATTCCCCGATGGAGCAGTAAAAGAGTTTGAAAAAAATCCCTCAGGGCTCGATGTGGCCCGGAGTATTTCCGAAGGATTTGCCCGCAACTGCGTTGCAATGGAGATTGATTCGGAGCTGTTAGATTTGAGCAGAGGTATTGATAAGGATTCGAAAATAGAATTTATTACCAAAAAAGACGCCAAAGCCCTGGAAATCCTGCGCCACAGCACGGCGCACGTTATGGCCGAGGCTGTTCAGAGAATATACAAAAACGCCGGTCTGACCATCGGGCCGGTTGTGGAAAACGGCTTTTATTATGATATAGATATGGAGCCGGTTTCAGAAGAAGACTTTCCCGCCATCGAGGCTGAGATGAAAAAAATTATCAAGGCCAAAATCCCCTTTGTCCGCAAAAATGTATCCAAAGCTGAGGCGCTTGGGTTTTACCGGGATGAGGAATACAAACTCGAGATGATTAACGATCTTGAGGATGGAACCATATCTCTTTATACCCAAGGCGATTTTACCGATTTATGCCGGGGACCCCACATTCCCCATACCGGCTTTATCAAGGCTTTCAAACTTATGAAGGTTTCCGGTGCGTACTGGCGCGCAGATCAAACCAGACCCCAGCTCCAGCGCATATACGGCACTGCTTTTTTTGATAAAAAGGAATTAAAAGCTCATCTCAATTTCATAGCCGAGGCCAAAAAAAGGAATCACAGGAAACTCGGCCTGACCATGGATCTTTTCAGTTTTCATGAAGCTGCTCCGGGCATGCCTTTTTTTCACCCCAAAGGAATGGAAGTCTGGAATATTCTCCTTGATTACTGGCGCGCAGAGCATAAGGCCGCCGGTTATGTGGAAACCAAAACCCCGATCATGCTTGATAAAAGTTTGTGGGTCAAGAGCGGGCACTGGGAAAATTATCGCGAAAATATGTACACCACCATAGTCGATGAGACCGAATACGCTATCAAACCTATGAATTGTCCCGGCGGCATGCTCCTCTACAAGACCGCCACCCGTTCATATAAAGATTTTCCAATCCGGGCCGGCGAGATCGGCCTGGTACACAGGCACGAACTGAGCGGTGTTCTTTCCGGCCTTTTCCGGGTGCGGGCTTTTCATCAGGATGATGCCCATATTTTCATGACGCCTGATCAGATAGAGGGTGAGATTCTGGGAGTGCTGAAACTGGTGGAAAAAATTTACAGCACCTTTGGCCTTGGCTTTCATCTTGAACTTTCAACACGCCCGGAAAAATCGATCGGGACAGATGACCAGTGGGAGATGGCTACAGAGGGCCTTGCATCAGCCCTGAACAAGTATGGCCTGGAATACAAGATCAATGAAGGTGACGGGGCTTTTTACGGGCCTAAAATCGATATCCACATTAAAGATGCCCTGGGCCGAACCTGGCAATGCGGCACGATCCAGCTAGACATGTCCCTTCCGGAGCGATTTGACCTGACATATATCGGCGCTGACAATGAAAAGCACCGGCCGATCATGATTCACAGGGTGATTTACGGCTCCATAGAACGATTTTTCGGAATCCTGGTGGAGCATTTTGCGGGCAAATTTCCTTTATGGATGGCTCCTGTGCAGATTACGCTGCTTCCCATCAATGATGATCTATCACCCTACGCAGAGAGTCTCAAAAATTTCTTCGATGCAAAAGGGCTGCGAACTGAAGTCGATGCCAGAACCGAAAGTCTCAATAAAAAAGTCCGGGATGCCCAGCTTGATAAAATTCCTCTTATAATCACTATCGGCAACCGGGAAAAAGAAACCGGCGGTCTTTCCGTGCGAACCCTGGATGGGAAAGTAAGACAGGGGATGCCCCAGGATGAATTTCTCGACAAAATCCTTGATAATATCAGAAAGCGTAAGCTGGAACTTGATTTATAA
- a CDS encoding ATP-binding protein, translated as MNAKELKYIIQEGESYLVEFKERVNKPLSRELTAFANASGGRIFLGVDNQGNAKGITNSNTLRSQIQDIAFNCQPSITVYISSFQNVVIISVPEGKDKPYQCSDGFFIRMGANSQKTGRDQLVEFLQAEGVLRFEEQYHPRFNFQKHYNAERLNAFLRLAHISKELDDEPILENLGVADRLDKKLKMKNAGVLFFAKSIELLCEQATITCGTFEGSDRFQVVNRKDYQEDLITNITLSMHFIRQELRVRYEMTGSPRRKEIYEIPLDAIREALVNAVSHRDYLKTGSHTTVEIFDDRIEISNPGGLPKGLTEKEFGKKAVRRNQIIASLLQRVDLVENMGTGIHKIWRLLKDAGCPDPKFEFDSFFTIVFKRDTSGVFHVLEKKFGENYG; from the coding sequence ATGAACGCCAAAGAACTGAAATATATTATCCAAGAGGGTGAAAGCTATCTTGTTGAATTTAAAGAACGGGTAAACAAACCCCTATCCCGTGAATTGACGGCCTTTGCTAATGCCTCAGGCGGCAGAATTTTCCTTGGCGTGGATAATCAGGGTAATGCAAAAGGCATCACAAATTCAAATACACTTCGTTCTCAGATTCAGGATATTGCGTTTAATTGTCAACCTTCCATTACCGTCTATATTTCTTCCTTTCAAAATGTTGTCATAATTTCAGTGCCTGAGGGTAAAGATAAGCCGTATCAGTGCAGTGACGGTTTTTTTATCCGCATGGGCGCAAATTCCCAAAAAACGGGCCGAGACCAACTCGTTGAGTTCTTACAGGCTGAAGGAGTTCTTCGCTTTGAAGAACAATATCATCCCCGATTTAATTTTCAAAAACATTACAATGCTGAGCGATTGAATGCCTTTTTAAGACTTGCCCACATCAGTAAAGAGCTGGATGATGAACCTATTCTTGAAAATCTGGGCGTAGCCGACCGCCTCGACAAAAAATTAAAAATGAAAAACGCGGGTGTTCTGTTTTTCGCCAAGTCCATCGAACTGCTTTGCGAGCAAGCCACTATTACCTGCGGTACCTTTGAGGGATCAGATCGCTTTCAGGTGGTCAACCGCAAGGACTACCAGGAAGACCTAATCACCAATATCACTCTATCCATGCATTTTATCCGGCAGGAGCTGCGGGTCAGGTATGAGATGACCGGAAGTCCAAGAAGAAAAGAGATTTATGAGATCCCACTTGATGCGATTCGGGAAGCGCTGGTCAATGCGGTCTCTCACCGGGATTATCTGAAAACCGGTAGCCACACGACCGTGGAAATTTTTGATGACCGCATCGAAATATCAAACCCCGGTGGTTTGCCGAAAGGATTAACCGAAAAAGAGTTCGGGAAAAAAGCCGTTCGTAGAAATCAGATTATTGCATCCCTTCTGCAACGAGTGGATCTGGTTGAAAACATGGGTACCGGTATCCATAAAATCTGGCGACTACTGAAGGACGCTGGCTGCCCAGATCCGAAATTTGAGTTTGACAGCTTTTTTACCATTGTCTTTAAGCGGGATACCAGCGGGGTTTTTCATGTCCTTGAAAAAAAGTTCGGTGAAAACTACGGATAA
- a CDS encoding HTH domain-containing protein, with the protein MSLKKSSVKTTDKIIKLMRENFQITIPELANVLEITTRAIEKQIAKLQKNGRLKRIGPPKGGCWEVVDG; encoded by the coding sequence ATGTCCTTGAAAAAAAGTTCGGTGAAAACTACGGATAAGATAATAAAACTTATGCGCGAGAATTTTCAGATAACCATTCCTGAACTGGCAAATGTTCTTGAAATAACGACTCGCGCGATTGAAAAACAAATCGCCAAATTGCAAAAAAACGGGCGGTTAAAGCGCATCGGCCCGCCTAAGGGTGGGTGTTGGGAAGTTGTGGATGGATAG
- a CDS encoding type I polyketide synthase, with protein sequence MQYQNPVAVVKISGIFPGADNPQIFWNNIVDRVYAGCEIPAGRWIVEPNSIFNPEYTPDKAISKKACLITDFRFDPTSIDLEPELLKNLDPLYHLVLQAGRELLSGMETFKRDRTGVILAAIALPTDATSLITRKILGKSFEDKLFGDIATNSLDSISAHEAVNADVTSLPGAILAEAFGLGGGTMTLDAACASSIYAVKLACDKLNMHRADMMIAGGVSRPESLYTQIGFSQLKALSPSGICAPFDEFADGLVVGEGVGMLVLKRLEDALADNDKIYGIIRGTGLSNDIRGNLLAPDIEGQVRAMTAAYKSAGWTPYDVDLIECHGAGTPVGDNTELLSLREMWGASGWSKGASCAIGSVKSNIGHLLTGAGAAGMIKTLLALKNGIIPPSCNFKHAAPQSPLNNSPFKVPTEPQEWRRRAGDIPRRAAVSAFGFGGINGHILFEEWRSDHPSPAASSIKVHQSNVHQVKNDPEPEIAIIGMDVSFGSLTSLREFQETIFCGDSVIQKSPPNRRHGSEKIAEKHLGRKMPYGAFAEELSLLIGEFRIPPREIPDILIQQLLMLKVADGAIKNAGISIKNENPRAGAIIGIGFDFETTDFTVRWNLANAISEWKKKRDLNFDDEEAWLAELKHEAGPPLTATRTLGSLGSVVASRIAREFRFGGPSFSVSGEETSGLKAIRIGMQALQNHEIDLALAGAVDLCGDVRSIITFSKSRKLSESKEIYPFDKKADGTLPGEGAAAIIMKRLDQAMADGDRIYAVIKGSGAASGGGINLSSLSQTAYLASMRRAFKDADLNPSSISFFEAHGSGDPDEDRIEAEAAENFFTGSDLQQCALGSLKPNIGHTGAASGMASVVKASLCLFQEIIPPLRNFKTPACPSLANGAWHMPIQPQYWLRNRAEGPRRACVGALTNDGNVAHLILEAYENNTDPDYLSQSDIKSPIKINRERKRPLGFEDYGLFMIEGDSPEELLNGLAVLKNFVKEPSFTTIPAGRVAGQWYLQCGHNPHKKLGLAISAKDIRELELYINDAEKTVLTETLTRIGIRGGVAYAPEPLGPDAETAFVFPGSGNHYLGMGRELGTRWPEILRGMDQKTGHLKTQLIPERFVPWRASWPGECTGDWKEKALQEIESNALNMIFGQVVHGGVVSNLVRSFGVKPDAAIGYSLGESAGFFALDAWPDRGEMLKRMRQTRLFTTELAGPCHAARQAWDIPGKGDLDWHVAVVNKPAGPVREVIADLPETRLLIINTPNQCVIGGIKKYVEAAIKRLKCDSVALKGIVTVHCDAAEPVAEAYRALHLFSVNTNNKIKFYSCASGRVNKLTTESAADSILNQALHGFDFNKTINQAYQDGVRIFLEMGPHASCTGMISSILGDRPHLAVSACSRYEADHRTIIKLLGALVAERVAFNPDLLYGESSYPPVLVKAEKSGREIKLLIGKKAPQPHLPETKTRPQKIIAKAEPVEKHVKSLSPFAGLADSMLKTVYATAGAHQTFLEFADFNTKAYAETLTFQNRLLEKMIAAGELPSLVVEPPEREIAFSREMCLEFATGSVAAVLGPEFAVVDTCKARVRLPDEPLMLVDRIISIQGEKGSMGSGRIITEHDVLPGAWYLDGGRAPVCISVEAGQADLFLCSYLGIDLEIKGTRTYRLLDATVKFHSGLPLAGDLLRYEIEIEKFIRQGATYMFFFNFKGTTNGRLLITMTNGCAGFFTEEEVKNSGGIILTNEDPEPTPGQAKSKPQLWKTLAPAATEAYDDAAVEELRQGNPSGCFGKLFENKEIPSSLRLPGGRMSLINRVPALDPNGGRFGLGLIRAEADIHPDDWFLTCHFVDDMVMPGTLMYECCAHTLRIFVQRMGWIHDKTDACYEPVVGIESILKCRGPVTPQTKHVIYEVEIKEAGYNPEPYVTADAYMYADGQMIVMFKDMSLRMSGITEQDLEKFWSIEKKLPPLKLKTELFSKKRLIAFASGNPSEAFGEKYRPFDNQRFIARLPGPPFLLIDRITRIEAEQWQLKAGGWIEAEYDISDTAWYFKADRSTVLPFSFLLEIALQPCGWLAAYMGSALKSKHDLKFRNLDGNAVLHRNLYCHSGTLMVRTKLRQVSEAGDMIIEQFDFQVFQGGEIVYEGDTTFGFFTEKALAMQTGLPDAGNKIFDNHNPAQPGIIKDLVLADLEPFTPDACDNYRIDSSSPLAMPAKALKMIDEIDLYIPDGGPNGLGFIRSSKQVDPDEWYFKAHFLHDPVIPGSLGIESFLQLLKFMALQRWNHLADTHRFELITSAKQTWTYRGQILPENRCIEVEAVITGIDEEPPAIHADGFLKIDGLYIYKVDGLGIKLVI encoded by the coding sequence ATGCAATATCAAAATCCTGTTGCAGTGGTGAAGATTTCCGGAATATTCCCGGGCGCTGATAATCCGCAAATATTCTGGAACAATATCGTTGACAGGGTCTATGCAGGCTGTGAAATACCGGCCGGGAGATGGATTGTTGAACCGAATTCCATCTTCAATCCTGAATATACTCCTGACAAAGCAATTTCAAAAAAAGCATGCCTGATAACCGATTTCCGATTCGACCCGACAAGCATCGACCTTGAGCCGGAATTATTAAAAAATCTGGATCCGCTTTACCATCTTGTGCTGCAGGCCGGGCGGGAACTTTTATCAGGCATGGAAACGTTCAAACGCGACCGTACCGGGGTAATCCTGGCCGCCATTGCCCTCCCTACGGATGCAACATCATTAATCACCAGAAAAATTCTCGGCAAATCCTTTGAAGATAAACTTTTTGGCGATATTGCAACAAACAGTCTGGATTCCATTTCCGCCCATGAGGCTGTCAATGCCGACGTAACCTCCCTGCCGGGAGCAATTCTGGCCGAGGCCTTCGGCCTGGGCGGCGGAACCATGACACTTGATGCGGCCTGTGCTTCATCCATTTATGCCGTTAAACTTGCCTGCGACAAACTGAACATGCACAGGGCGGACATGATGATAGCAGGCGGAGTCTCACGCCCGGAATCCCTTTATACCCAGATTGGATTCAGCCAGCTTAAGGCGCTCTCACCTTCAGGAATTTGCGCTCCTTTTGACGAGTTTGCAGACGGACTGGTGGTTGGTGAAGGTGTAGGGATGCTGGTATTGAAAAGACTTGAAGACGCTCTGGCGGATAATGACAAAATTTACGGTATTATTCGTGGCACAGGACTTTCAAACGATATCCGGGGAAATCTGCTTGCGCCTGATATAGAAGGCCAGGTCAGGGCCATGACAGCAGCTTATAAGTCTGCGGGATGGACACCCTATGATGTTGACCTGATTGAATGCCATGGCGCAGGCACGCCGGTGGGTGATAATACGGAGTTGCTGAGCCTGAGAGAGATGTGGGGCGCATCCGGCTGGTCTAAGGGAGCATCATGCGCCATCGGTTCGGTAAAATCGAATATCGGCCACCTCTTAACCGGCGCAGGCGCTGCCGGAATGATCAAAACCCTCCTGGCTTTAAAAAATGGAATTATTCCGCCTTCCTGTAATTTTAAACATGCTGCGCCCCAAAGCCCGCTAAACAATAGTCCCTTTAAAGTGCCGACCGAACCGCAAGAGTGGCGCCGGAGAGCCGGGGATATTCCCCGCCGGGCCGCGGTAAGCGCATTCGGCTTTGGAGGCATAAACGGGCACATCCTGTTTGAGGAATGGCGCTCCGATCATCCATCCCCGGCTGCAAGTTCGATTAAAGTGCACCAAAGTAACGTTCATCAGGTTAAAAATGATCCGGAACCTGAAATAGCCATCATCGGCATGGACGTCTCCTTCGGCTCTTTAACATCCCTGCGGGAATTTCAGGAGACCATTTTTTGTGGAGATTCCGTCATTCAAAAAAGCCCCCCCAACCGCCGGCATGGTTCTGAAAAAATAGCTGAAAAACATCTGGGCCGCAAGATGCCATACGGCGCTTTTGCTGAAGAGCTCTCGCTTCTGATCGGTGAATTCCGCATCCCTCCCAGGGAAATTCCTGATATACTGATTCAGCAGCTCCTGATGCTGAAGGTGGCGGACGGAGCAATCAAAAACGCGGGAATCAGCATCAAGAATGAAAATCCGCGCGCCGGAGCGATCATTGGAATAGGGTTTGATTTTGAGACTACCGATTTTACGGTGCGCTGGAACCTGGCCAATGCAATCTCTGAGTGGAAAAAAAAGAGGGATCTGAATTTTGATGATGAAGAGGCCTGGCTTGCAGAACTGAAGCATGAAGCCGGGCCGCCTTTAACCGCCACAAGGACACTGGGCTCCCTGGGCAGCGTGGTTGCCAGCCGCATAGCCCGTGAATTCCGTTTTGGAGGGCCGAGTTTTTCAGTCTCCGGGGAAGAGACTTCCGGCCTGAAGGCCATCCGGATCGGGATGCAGGCTCTACAAAATCATGAAATCGATCTTGCGCTGGCCGGAGCGGTTGATCTTTGCGGTGATGTGCGGAGCATAATTACTTTTTCGAAAAGCAGAAAATTATCCGAATCCAAAGAAATATATCCTTTTGATAAAAAGGCCGACGGGACGCTGCCGGGAGAAGGCGCTGCAGCTATTATTATGAAAAGGCTGGATCAGGCCATGGCCGACGGAGACCGGATATACGCGGTAATCAAAGGCTCCGGAGCAGCATCAGGCGGCGGCATAAATTTGTCTTCTCTTTCCCAAACCGCATACCTGGCGTCCATGCGCAGGGCTTTTAAGGATGCAGATCTTAACCCTTCGTCAATTTCTTTTTTTGAAGCCCATGGCAGCGGCGACCCGGATGAGGATAGAATAGAAGCGGAGGCTGCTGAAAATTTTTTTACAGGATCTGATTTACAGCAATGCGCCCTTGGTTCGCTTAAACCGAATATCGGTCATACCGGGGCTGCCTCCGGTATGGCATCTGTTGTCAAGGCAAGCCTCTGCCTGTTTCAGGAGATAATTCCACCCTTAAGAAATTTTAAAACCCCGGCCTGCCCAAGCCTTGCCAATGGCGCCTGGCATATGCCCATTCAGCCGCAGTACTGGCTCCGCAACCGGGCTGAGGGCCCGCGCCGCGCCTGCGTGGGAGCCTTGACCAATGACGGAAATGTTGCGCATCTAATCCTGGAAGCTTATGAAAATAATACCGATCCGGATTATTTAAGCCAAAGCGATATCAAGAGCCCCATCAAGATTAACAGAGAGCGGAAAAGACCCCTTGGTTTTGAAGATTATGGTCTTTTTATGATTGAAGGGGATAGCCCGGAAGAGCTCCTCAACGGCTTGGCAGTATTGAAAAATTTTGTAAAAGAGCCATCCTTTACAACAATTCCTGCCGGCAGAGTTGCCGGTCAATGGTATCTGCAATGCGGACATAATCCTCATAAAAAACTGGGCCTGGCCATATCCGCAAAAGATATTCGTGAGCTTGAATTATATATTAATGATGCTGAAAAAACAGTTCTCACAGAGACTTTAACCAGAATCGGCATCCGGGGCGGGGTGGCTTATGCGCCTGAACCGCTCGGGCCGGACGCAGAAACAGCTTTTGTTTTTCCGGGTTCCGGGAATCATTATCTCGGAATGGGCCGGGAGTTGGGAACAAGATGGCCGGAGATTCTGCGCGGCATGGATCAAAAAACCGGGCATCTTAAAACCCAACTCATACCGGAGCGCTTTGTACCATGGCGGGCATCCTGGCCTGGGGAATGTACGGGGGACTGGAAAGAAAAGGCCTTGCAGGAGATAGAATCGAATGCACTTAATATGATCTTCGGACAGGTTGTGCACGGCGGGGTTGTTTCAAATCTGGTCAGAAGTTTTGGAGTCAAGCCGGATGCTGCTATCGGCTACAGCCTGGGCGAATCTGCCGGGTTTTTTGCGCTGGATGCCTGGCCAGACCGGGGTGAAATGCTCAAAAGGATGCGGCAGACCCGGCTATTTACCACCGAATTGGCCGGGCCATGCCATGCTGCCCGTCAGGCCTGGGATATTCCCGGCAAGGGTGATCTTGACTGGCATGTTGCCGTTGTTAACAAACCGGCCGGGCCGGTTCGGGAGGTTATTGCCGATTTGCCTGAAACCAGGCTCCTGATTATAAATACTCCGAACCAGTGCGTGATCGGCGGCATAAAAAAATATGTTGAAGCAGCGATCAAACGGCTGAAATGCGACTCTGTGGCGTTAAAAGGTATTGTAACCGTGCATTGCGACGCAGCCGAACCTGTGGCCGAAGCTTATCGGGCTTTGCATCTTTTTTCTGTTAATACAAATAACAAGATAAAATTTTACAGTTGCGCTTCCGGCCGGGTAAACAAACTTACTACAGAGAGCGCGGCCGACTCAATCCTGAACCAGGCTTTGCACGGTTTTGATTTTAATAAAACCATTAACCAGGCCTACCAGGACGGAGTCAGGATCTTTCTTGAAATGGGACCCCATGCTTCCTGCACCGGCATGATCTCTTCCATACTGGGAGACAGACCGCACCTTGCTGTCTCGGCCTGCTCAAGATATGAAGCCGATCATCGCACAATCATCAAATTGCTCGGCGCTTTGGTGGCTGAAAGGGTGGCCTTTAATCCTGATCTGCTTTACGGCGAATCTTCGTACCCGCCGGTTTTAGTCAAAGCCGAAAAATCAGGCAGGGAGATCAAACTGCTGATCGGAAAAAAAGCCCCTCAACCGCATCTGCCGGAGACTAAAACCAGACCTCAAAAAATCATCGCAAAGGCTGAACCTGTTGAAAAGCACGTCAAAAGCTTGTCACCCTTTGCAGGCCTGGCGGATTCAATGCTCAAAACTGTCTATGCCACCGCCGGTGCGCATCAAACCTTTCTTGAGTTTGCCGATTTTAATACCAAAGCATATGCCGAAACCCTTACCTTTCAAAACCGGCTGCTTGAAAAAATGATCGCCGCAGGAGAGCTTCCATCCTTAGTAGTTGAGCCTCCTGAGCGGGAGATTGCATTTTCAAGAGAAATGTGCCTGGAGTTTGCAACCGGCTCGGTTGCCGCAGTTCTTGGTCCTGAATTTGCGGTAGTTGACACCTGCAAAGCCAGGGTGCGACTGCCGGATGAACCCCTGATGCTGGTTGACCGCATAATTTCCATTCAAGGAGAAAAAGGGTCAATGGGATCGGGTCGCATTATCACGGAACATGATGTCCTCCCCGGAGCCTGGTATCTTGATGGCGGCCGGGCGCCGGTATGTATCTCTGTTGAAGCCGGCCAAGCCGACCTTTTTCTCTGCTCTTACCTTGGTATCGATCTTGAGATAAAAGGAACCAGAACATACAGGCTCCTGGATGCAACCGTAAAATTTCACAGCGGATTGCCCCTGGCCGGCGATTTGTTGAGATATGAAATTGAAATCGAAAAATTTATCCGCCAGGGCGCAACCTATATGTTTTTCTTTAATTTCAAAGGTACGACAAATGGCCGACTCCTTATCACAATGACAAATGGCTGCGCAGGTTTTTTTACGGAAGAAGAGGTGAAGAATTCCGGCGGTATAATCCTTACAAATGAAGATCCGGAACCCACGCCGGGTCAGGCAAAATCAAAGCCGCAGCTATGGAAAACCCTGGCGCCTGCTGCAACGGAAGCCTATGACGATGCCGCGGTTGAAGAACTGCGCCAGGGTAATCCATCCGGCTGTTTTGGGAAGCTTTTTGAAAACAAAGAGATACCATCATCATTGAGACTTCCCGGGGGAAGGATGAGCCTCATCAACCGGGTTCCGGCCCTCGATCCCAACGGCGGCCGCTTCGGCCTCGGGTTGATCCGGGCTGAAGCAGATATCCATCCGGATGACTGGTTTCTCACCTGCCATTTTGTGGATGACATGGTTATGCCCGGCACACTGATGTATGAATGCTGCGCCCACACCTTAAGAATTTTTGTCCAGCGGATGGGCTGGATACACGATAAAACCGATGCATGTTACGAACCGGTGGTCGGCATAGAGAGTATTTTAAAATGCAGAGGCCCTGTTACCCCACAAACAAAGCATGTGATCTATGAGGTCGAAATCAAGGAGGCCGGTTATAACCCCGAACCCTATGTGACAGCAGACGCGTACATGTATGCCGACGGTCAGATGATTGTGATGTTTAAGGATATGTCGCTGCGAATGTCCGGCATAACTGAACAAGATCTGGAAAAATTCTGGTCAATTGAAAAAAAATTACCGCCGTTAAAGCTGAAAACCGAACTCTTTTCTAAAAAAAGGCTGATAGCTTTTGCAAGCGGCAACCCTTCCGAGGCCTTTGGTGAAAAATATCGTCCTTTTGACAATCAAAGATTTATTGCACGGCTTCCGGGTCCCCCCTTCCTGCTCATTGACCGTATCACCAGGATAGAGGCGGAGCAGTGGCAGCTTAAAGCGGGCGGCTGGATTGAAGCCGAATATGATATTTCTGACACAGCCTGGTATTTCAAAGCCGACCGGTCAACAGTACTCCCTTTCAGTTTCCTGCTTGAAATCGCGCTCCAGCCCTGTGGATGGCTGGCGGCCTATATGGGATCAGCCCTGAAAAGCAAGCATGACCTTAAGTTCCGGAACCTGGACGGCAATGCGGTTCTCCACAGAAATCTTTACTGCCATTCAGGAACGCTTATGGTCAGAACCAAACTGCGCCAGGTTTCAGAAGCCGGCGACATGATCATCGAACAGTTTGATTTTCAGGTGTTTCAGGGCGGAGAAATTGTATATGAAGGTGATACAACCTTCGGCTTTTTTACCGAAAAAGCGCTTGCAATGCAGACCGGGCTTCCGGATGCTGGCAACAAGATTTTTGATAATCATAACCCTGCCCAGCCCGGCATTATTAAAGACCTTGTTCTTGCTGATCTGGAACCCTTTACGCCTGATGCTTGTGATAATTACCGAATTGATTCTTCATCGCCACTGGCCATGCCTGCCAAGGCCTTAAAGATGATAGACGAAATAGACCTTTATATTCCTGACGGCGGACCTAATGGTTTGGGATTTATCCGCTCTTCAAAACAGGTTGACCCGGATGAATGGTATTTTAAAGCCCACTTTTTACATGACCCGGTTATACCCGGATCTCTTGGCATAGAATCATTTTTGCAGCTTCTGAAATTCATGGCCCTGCAACGCTGGAATCATTTGGCCGATACCCATCGATTCGAACTAATCACATCCGCCAAACAGACTTGGACCTACAGGGGCCAGATTCTTCCCGAAAACCGCTGCATAGAAGTAGAAGCTGTTATAACAGGAATAGATGAGGAGCCTCCAGCCATCCATGCAGACGGATTTCTTAAAATTGACGGGCTTTATATATATAAGGTTGATGGGTTGGGTATAAAACTTGTAATATAA
- a CDS encoding AbrB/MazE/SpoVT family DNA-binding domain-containing protein, whose amino-acid sequence MPIISSEGQILIPKFVRDVLSISSGDEVDFQISGNQVFLCKKKHKKKSFRKYFGDLSNLQGANPDKIIEELRGKSDDISS is encoded by the coding sequence ATGCCAATCATTTCATCTGAAGGACAAATTTTAATCCCAAAGTTTGTACGTGATGTCTTGAGTATTTCCTCTGGAGATGAAGTTGATTTCCAAATTTCCGGTAATCAAGTTTTTCTATGTAAAAAAAAACATAAAAAAAAATCTTTTCGCAAATATTTTGGAGATCTTTCAAATCTTCAGGGAGCAAACCCCGATAAAATTATTGAGGAACTGAGAGGAAAGTCTGATGATATCAGCAGTTGA
- a CDS encoding type II toxin-antitoxin system VapC family toxin, whose amino-acid sequence MISAVDTNVLLDILIPNADYATPSLETLEILSEQGSLVISEMVFAELSSQFLSLEELRTFLDETDIKFVNSPDKALYEASLAWKKYLENRKKIKNALIAEKYYQAEFILSAILSSVVMR is encoded by the coding sequence ATGATATCAGCAGTTGATACTAATGTACTGCTGGATATCCTTATTCCAAATGCAGATTATGCGACACCTTCTTTAGAAACACTTGAAATATTGTCTGAACAGGGCAGTCTTGTTATTTCCGAAATGGTGTTTGCCGAACTCTCCTCCCAGTTCCTTTCTTTGGAAGAACTCAGGACATTTTTAGATGAAACAGATATTAAATTTGTAAATTCTCCTGATAAGGCTCTTTATGAGGCAAGCCTTGCCTGGAAAAAATATCTTGAAAATAGAAAAAAAATCAAAAATGCCCTCATTGCGGAAAAATATTACCAGGCAGAATTCATATTATCAGCGATTTTATCATCGGTGGTCATGCGATAA